The genomic region GCCGACTGGACCGGCTCGCCGAACATCCGCGTCGGGGACCCGGATGACACCCGCGGACGCCACATCGCGACGCTGGACCCCGCCACGGGCACGCTCACCGCCCTCCGGCCTGGCTCCGTCACGCTCGCCGTTACCGTCAACGGCGTCACCCGGCAGGTACAGATCCGGATCGCGGCCGGGGCGGTGGCGCCCGCCGCCTGACGCCCCGTCGCGCTCCGCACCACCGCACGGCTCCCGGACCTGGCCCGGGAGCCGTGCGGTGTTTCCTCGTGGTGTCCCGGCGGTGCGGGTGTCGGCATTCGGTGACCTGAGCCCGGCTGCCGGCAGACCTGCGCCGGCGCTCCCCCCTACGGGGGCGCCGGCGCGGCTTTCCTCATGCCTTCCGGTAGCCGTACGCGTCCGTGGCTGCCGCCTCCACGGTGTCGAGGTCGCCCCCCGCCGACGCCGTCACCAGCGCGGCGACCGCGCCCTCCACGAACGGGGCGTCCACCAGCCGTGCACCGTCGGGCAGTTCGCCGGCCTCCGCCAGCATGGACTTCACGGTGAGCACCGCACTCCCGAGGTCCACGAGCAGCGCGACCCCGGCGCCCCTGTCGACCTTCCTCGCAGCCTCGCCGATCAGCTCCGAACTCGTACCCAGACCGCCGGCCGAGGTGCCCCCGGCGGCCGCCACCGGCGCCGTCGCGCCACCGGCCGCCAGCCCCCTGGCCAGCTCGGCGACCGCCTCCGCCACCGGTCCGCTGTGCGAGACCAGAACGATCCCGACCTGCTTCTCGTCGCTCATGCGGCGTCTCCGGCGCTCGGTCCCGCGGCCTCGACGAGCGCCCCCACCAGCAGCGCAGCCGAGGCGGCCCCCGGATCCTGGTGCCCGATGCTGCGCTCGCCCAGATAGCTGGCCCTGCCCTTGCGCGCCCGGAGCGGCACGGTCGCGAGAGCACCGGCCAGCGCCGCGTCGCGGGCCTCCTCGAACGAGGAGCCCAGAACCTCGACGGCCGGGAGCAGCGCGTCGAGCATCGTCTTGTCGCCCGCCTGCGCGCCGCCCAACTGGGCTACCGCCGCGACGCCCGCCCCGAGGGCCTCCGCCAGCTGAGCCGGAGTCACCTCCGGCGCGTCGCCCAGCGCCTTCCCGGTGCGGCGCAGGAGTGTCCCGTACAGCGGCCCCGACGCCCCGCCGACCGTGGAGATCAGATGACGGCCGGCCAGCGTCAGCACCGCCCCGGGTGCCGCGGGGGCCTCCTTGTCGAGGACGTCGCCCACCGCCGCGAAACCGCGTCGCATGTTGGTCCCGTGATCGGCGTCCCCGATCGCGGCGTCGAGCTCGGTCAGCCGGTCCGACTCGCGGTCGACGGCAGCCGCGGTGGCGGCCATCCAGCGACGGAAGAAATCGGTGTCGAGCACAAGATCTCCTGTTCCTCACAGACGGTGGAAAGTACGTTCACCGGCCCCAGCGGAGCGCGGGCGTCTGTACCGGCGCGTCCCAGAGCCGCACCATCTCCTCGTCCACCTGGCAGAGCGTCACCGAGCAGCCTGCCATGTCCAGCGACGTCACATAGTTGCCCACCAGCGTACGAGCCACCGCCACACCCCGCTCCGACAGCACCCGCTGCACCTCGGCATTGAACCCGTACAGCTCCAGCAGCGGTGTCGCGCCCATCCCGTTGACCAGCGCCAGGACGGGGCCGCTGGGCCGCAGATCCTCCAGCACCGCGTGGACCGCGACGTCGGCGATCTCCCCGGAGGTCATCATCGGGCGGCGTTCCCGGCCGGGCTCGCCGTGGATACCGATGCCCAACTCGAGTTCGCCCGGGGGCAGATCGAAGGTCGGTGTGCCCTTCGCCGGGGTGGTGACGGAGCTGAGCGCCACCCCGAAGCTCCGCGAGGACTCGTTCACCCGCCGGGCCATGGACTCCACCCGCTCCAGCGGCGCACCCTCGTCGGCGAGGGCGCCGGCGAGCTTCTCCACGAACAGCGTCGCCCCGGTGCCCCGCCGTCCCGCGGTGAAGGTGCTGTCGGACACCGCCACGTCGTCGTCGACGAGGACCCGGGCCACCTGGACGCCCTCGTCCTCGGCGAGCTCCGCGGCCATGTCGAAGTTCAGCACGTCCCCCGTGTAGTTCTTCACGACGAACAGCACGCCCGCACCGCTGTCGACCGCGGCGGCCGCCCGCACCATCTGATCGGGCACCGGTGAGGTGAAGACCTCACCGGGACACGCCGCCGACAGCATCCCCGGCCCGACGAACCCCGCGTGCAGCGGCTCGTGCCCCGACCCGCCGCCGGACACGAGCCCCACCTTCCCGGCCACCGGCGCGTCACGCCGGACCACGAGACGGTTCTCGGGGTCCACCACGAGTTCCGGATGGGCGGCGGCCATTCCGCGGAGTCCGTCCGCGACGACGGTCTCCGGCACGTTGATGAGCATGCGCAACGGTTCCTCCTGGGGAGAGCGACGGCGGGCCGGTGGTGCCGACAGGCCGTCGGCGTGCATCCGGTCCACCGGTCAGGTGCGTACGGCACCCAGTATCGAAGAGACCGGTGTGATCGGGAAGCGACGCGTCGGAGGGGCGCGCCACCGAGTCGCCGACGGCCGTCCGCGCGTCTCCCGCCTCCCCCGGGTCTTACGGTCCGATGACGTGGGCGTGCCGCACCGCCCTTCCCGTCTGCGGGCGGCCTAGCGTGGCGGCCATGCGTGTACTGGTCACCGGCGGAGCCGGGTTCATCGGGTCGTACATCGTCCGGACTCTCGCCTCCGGCGGGCACGAGCCGGTGATCCTCGACGCACTGCTGCCCTCCGCGCACGGACCGGCCGGGGCCGGGACCCCCGCGGCCGGCCACCCCCTGCCGCCGGGTGTCCGGACGATCGTCGCGGACGTACGGGACCGGGACGCGGTGGCCGGAGCGCTGACCGGGGTCGACGCCGTGTGCCACCAGGCGGCGATGGTCGGTCTCGGCAAGGACTTCGCCGACGCCCCGGAGTACGTCGGGTGCAACGACCTCGGCACCGCCGTGCTGCTCGCCGGGATGGCGGAGGCCGGGGTCCGGGACCTGGTGCTCGCGGGCTCGATGGTGGTCTACGGCGAAGGGCGTTACGACTGCCCCCGGCACGGCTGCGTCAGGCCGGGCCCCAGGG from Streptomyces sp. QL37 harbors:
- the dhaL gene encoding dihydroxyacetone kinase subunit DhaL, which encodes MLDTDFFRRWMAATAAAVDRESDRLTELDAAIGDADHGTNMRRGFAAVGDVLDKEAPAAPGAVLTLAGRHLISTVGGASGPLYGTLLRRTGKALGDAPEVTPAQLAEALGAGVAAVAQLGGAQAGDKTMLDALLPAVEVLGSSFEEARDAALAGALATVPLRARKGRASYLGERSIGHQDPGAASAALLVGALVEAAGPSAGDAA
- the dhaK gene encoding dihydroxyacetone kinase subunit DhaK: MRMLINVPETVVADGLRGMAAAHPELVVDPENRLVVRRDAPVAGKVGLVSGGGSGHEPLHAGFVGPGMLSAACPGEVFTSPVPDQMVRAAAAVDSGAGVLFVVKNYTGDVLNFDMAAELAEDEGVQVARVLVDDDVAVSDSTFTAGRRGTGATLFVEKLAGALADEGAPLERVESMARRVNESSRSFGVALSSVTTPAKGTPTFDLPPGELELGIGIHGEPGRERRPMMTSGEIADVAVHAVLEDLRPSGPVLALVNGMGATPLLELYGFNAEVQRVLSERGVAVARTLVGNYVTSLDMAGCSVTLCQVDEEMVRLWDAPVQTPALRWGR
- a CDS encoding PTS fructose transporter subunit IIA, translating into MSDEKQVGIVLVSHSGPVAEAVAELARGLAAGGATAPVAAAGGTSAGGLGTSSELIGEAARKVDRGAGVALLVDLGSAVLTVKSMLAEAGELPDGARLVDAPFVEGAVAALVTASAGGDLDTVEAAATDAYGYRKA